In the Leptospira bourretii genome, one interval contains:
- a CDS encoding 7TM diverse intracellular signaling domain-containing protein → MKWVRFLFFVWILTAGLSCSEEKHSRTNITNRFESFRDPQGQMSLEDVEKQTSWQTIKGDSLSFHFTKDIIWLRAKASDPAFLPDKILSLEWKALDNAILFLPDETSYQSFQTGDAYPKSTWAVPEALDPSFQIPKLKLTKKNYIYLRLQSVSLISFPIFSMDENTFHKKIVLETGVIYLILGFCAVMFLISMFYLLAFRLYDFFYYGVYILTTTLWFNTQFGNSFHTFWPNATWWQSRSNLFFLALGIAASFQFVRIFLNTKQKTPWVDRILTILALVGLISSFSILFTETNRIFSRIINLIYLISVPIILSAGIRVYWMGEKKIKFFLLCWGSYLCSGYISIFYYLGIIPYSLPVIYGSIFIFPIDLFFLLFNLLQKYKDLAGERNEILQRLLSINNSKDTRYTKSKLDSVNTNEFVIRLEKWMSETKPYLDETLDLEKTSLAIGLNLQQTSELINSQLGMSFRSYLNSYRIKEAKELLKTKPELSVIAIAFATGFGSKSVFNAEFKKSTGLAPGEYRKKS, encoded by the coding sequence ATGAAATGGGTTCGATTTTTGTTTTTTGTATGGATCTTGACGGCTGGTCTATCCTGTTCCGAAGAGAAACACAGCAGAACTAACATTACGAATCGATTTGAATCCTTCCGTGATCCCCAAGGGCAGATGTCCTTGGAAGATGTAGAGAAACAAACATCTTGGCAAACCATAAAAGGGGATTCTCTCTCTTTTCATTTTACAAAAGACATCATCTGGCTCCGTGCCAAAGCTAGTGACCCCGCTTTTTTACCAGATAAAATCCTCTCTTTAGAATGGAAGGCATTAGACAATGCGATTCTTTTTTTACCGGACGAAACGTCCTACCAATCTTTTCAAACGGGAGACGCTTATCCTAAATCCACTTGGGCTGTTCCGGAAGCATTGGATCCTAGTTTTCAAATACCAAAACTCAAACTAACAAAAAAAAACTATATTTACCTACGACTTCAATCTGTTTCCCTCATTTCTTTTCCTATTTTCTCTATGGATGAGAATACCTTTCACAAAAAGATTGTTTTAGAAACCGGAGTGATCTACTTAATTCTGGGATTCTGTGCCGTTATGTTTCTCATCAGCATGTTTTATCTCTTGGCATTTCGGCTTTATGATTTTTTTTACTATGGAGTCTATATACTAACAACGACTTTGTGGTTTAACACTCAATTCGGAAATTCCTTCCATACTTTTTGGCCGAATGCAACCTGGTGGCAAAGTAGATCTAATTTATTCTTTTTGGCTTTGGGAATCGCTGCTTCTTTTCAGTTCGTAAGAATATTTTTAAACACGAAACAAAAAACTCCTTGGGTCGATCGCATTCTAACCATACTTGCACTCGTTGGACTCATATCCTCTTTCAGTATCCTTTTCACAGAAACAAATCGGATCTTTTCTAGAATCATCAACCTCATTTATTTGATATCGGTTCCCATCATCCTCTCTGCCGGAATTCGGGTCTACTGGATGGGGGAGAAAAAAATCAAATTCTTTCTCCTCTGTTGGGGGAGTTATCTTTGTTCGGGATACATTTCTATTTTTTATTACTTAGGAATCATTCCTTATTCTCTGCCGGTCATATATGGATCCATATTCATATTTCCGATCGATTTGTTTTTTTTATTATTCAATCTTCTGCAAAAATACAAAGATTTGGCTGGAGAAAGAAATGAAATTTTGCAAAGACTACTCTCCATAAACAATTCCAAAGACACACGGTATACAAAATCCAAACTAGATTCGGTCAACACAAACGAATTTGTGATTCGACTAGAGAAATGGATGAGTGAAACCAAACCATATTTAGATGAAACTTTGGATTTAGAGAAAACATCTCTTGCCATTGGACTCAATCTACAGCAGACATCGGAGTTAATCAACTCGCAATTAGGGATGAGTTTCCGATCCTATTTGAATTCCTATAGAATCAAAGAGGCCAAAGAACTGCTAAAAACCAAACCGGAGTTATCGGTGATTGCGATTGCATTTGCAACGGGTTTCGGCTCGAAATCGGTATTCAATGCAGAATTCAAAAAATCAACAGGACTTGCACCCGGAGAATACAGAAAGAAATCTTAA